A single genomic interval of Zingiber officinale cultivar Zhangliang chromosome 4A, Zo_v1.1, whole genome shotgun sequence harbors:
- the LOC121973063 gene encoding transcription repressor OFP8-like: MSFPHRRRKVHLRHPVVVDVGCNCRRSRLASIFSFPSSSSASHSSSSKTKLKSTELSTTTATTAAASSWDPSFSSPSPPSPPAQQQQQPRRNRRRRRPRSKEEGRAAQESVAVVKETSEPYHEFKESMVQMIVEKEMYGWDDLNDLLHRFLSLNSPRHHHLILRAFADLWNGGVFSPPSPLGAASPPPSYYY; encoded by the coding sequence ATGTCATTCCCTCACAGACGGAGAAAGGTCCACCTCCGCCACCCGGTGGTGGTGGACGTCGGCTGCAACTGCCGCAGGTCAAGGCTCGCGTCCATCTTCTCcttcccctcctcctcctctgctTCCCACTCTTCCTCTTCCAAGACCAAGCTGAAGTCGACAGAGCTCTCCACCACCACTGCCACCACAGCGGCCGCGTCCTCGTGGGACCCCTCCTTCTCGTCCCCCTCGCCGCCGTCGCCGCCggcgcagcagcagcagcagcccaGGAGGaaccggaggaggaggaggccgaGGAGCAAGGAAGAGGGCCGGGCGGCGCAGGAGAGCGTGGCGGTGGTGAAGGAGACGTCGGAGCCGTACCACGAGTTCAAAGAGTCGATGGTGCAGATGATCGTGGAGAAGGAGATGTACGGGTGGGACGATCTCAACGACCTCCTCCACCGCTTCCTCTCCCTCAACTCCCCCCGCCACCACCACCTCATCCTCCGCGCCTTCGCCGACCTCTGGAATGGCGGCGTCTTCTCTCCGCCCTCCCCCCTCGGCGCCGCCTCCCCGCCGCCCTCCTACTACTACTGA